A genomic stretch from Sphingomonas sp. HDW15A includes:
- the pspC gene encoding envelope stress response membrane protein PspC — protein sequence MSQPASRTRFYRNKRDGKVLGVCAGIADYTGIDVNMVRLMFLFSLFISGGSILPVYFIAGFMAPDRPYELDSETADERRFWQGVRASPGRSARAIGSRLKDIDRRLGDIEHYVTTENRSLAREIDSLR from the coding sequence ATGAGCCAGCCTGCAAGCCGCACGCGATTTTATCGCAACAAGCGCGACGGCAAGGTCCTGGGTGTCTGCGCGGGAATAGCCGATTACACCGGAATCGACGTCAACATGGTCCGGCTGATGTTCCTCTTCAGCCTGTTCATCAGCGGCGGATCGATCCTTCCGGTCTATTTCATTGCCGGCTTCATGGCGCCCGACCGGCCCTATGAGTTGGACAGCGAGACGGCCGACGAGCGACGCTTCTGGCAGGGTGTGCGCGCTTCGCCTGGCCGCTCCGCGCGTGCGATCGGCAGCCGCCTCAAGGATATCGATCGCAGGCTCGGCGACATCGAACATTATGTGACGACCGAGAACCGCAGCCTGGCGCGCGAAATCGACAGTCTTCGCTGA
- a CDS encoding helix-turn-helix domain-containing protein produces MADNRTDPLEALIVAVPETAGSALYGMLDVLAATGNIWQQLVGGEESRKLIRPRIVSAKRRPFLCGNNIPVRPDCCIADDPKADIIILPELWLGPDENISGRYDAIVAWIRQRYQAGTSIYSACSGAIMLAETGLLNGRPATSHWGYERLFRTRYPKVLFKPEPALQFADPAGRIVTAGGTTSWHDLALHIIARHCSPGEAARIAKVYLLKTHDEGQLPYAALVKQAPHADAAVRECEAFLKKNCLEECVVIKAVAQSRIPERTLKRRFKNATGLSIIHYVQNLRIEKAKQLLETTDLPIDEIGGKVGYENLSFFRQLFRRRCGLSPANYRRLFNAG; encoded by the coding sequence ATGGCAGATAACCGGACTGACCCTCTCGAGGCGCTCATCGTCGCGGTGCCGGAAACCGCCGGATCCGCTCTTTACGGCATGCTCGACGTCCTCGCCGCGACGGGAAACATTTGGCAGCAGCTGGTGGGTGGGGAGGAGTCGAGAAAGCTGATCCGGCCACGGATCGTCTCCGCCAAGCGAAGACCATTTCTTTGCGGCAACAACATCCCGGTTCGGCCCGATTGCTGCATTGCTGATGATCCGAAAGCGGATATCATAATCTTGCCCGAGCTTTGGCTCGGCCCCGACGAAAACATCAGCGGACGATACGACGCCATCGTCGCGTGGATCCGCCAACGATACCAGGCAGGCACTTCGATCTATTCGGCCTGTTCAGGAGCGATCATGCTCGCCGAGACCGGCTTGCTGAACGGTCGGCCGGCCACCTCCCACTGGGGCTACGAGCGGCTATTTCGAACGCGGTACCCCAAGGTTCTTTTCAAGCCTGAACCGGCGCTGCAATTTGCGGATCCAGCCGGACGCATCGTGACCGCCGGCGGTACGACGTCATGGCATGATCTCGCCCTTCACATTATTGCGCGACATTGCAGCCCCGGAGAGGCGGCTCGAATTGCGAAAGTCTACCTCCTAAAGACGCACGACGAAGGCCAGCTTCCCTATGCCGCATTGGTGAAGCAGGCGCCGCACGCCGACGCCGCGGTCAGGGAATGCGAGGCCTTCCTGAAGAAAAATTGTCTCGAAGAGTGCGTTGTGATCAAGGCCGTGGCCCAGTCGCGCATTCCCGAGCGGACACTCAAACGCCGGTTCAAGAATGCGACCGGCCTAAGCATCATTCACTACGTCCAGAACCTGCGTATTGAAAAAGCCAAGCAACTTCTCGAGACGACCGATCTGCCGATCGACGAAATCGGCGGAAAAGTCGGCTACGAGAACCTTAGCTTCTTCCGCCAGCTATTCCGACGGAGGTGCGGGTTGTCGCCTGCAAACTACAGAAGGCTGTTCAATGCCGGTTGA
- a CDS encoding DnaJ domain-containing protein, which translates to MARQKRSDDWGFPRWRPYGAKGRDAVQVRLCDREGCSLPGDRPAPKSPNSPERWMFCESHAAEYNRNWDYFAGLTAEEAAARAAEEESGASAFRRSAHYGWAGPGDGSKSREEMRALSVLGLEIDAEYKEIRTAYRQLAKEHHPDLKQGDKDAEQRFREIQAAYDVLKKAFERREALKD; encoded by the coding sequence ATGGCTCGGCAAAAGAGATCCGATGACTGGGGCTTTCCCCGCTGGCGGCCCTACGGCGCAAAAGGCCGGGATGCCGTGCAAGTACGCCTGTGCGATCGGGAGGGCTGCAGCCTTCCTGGCGACCGCCCGGCTCCCAAGTCGCCCAACAGCCCAGAAAGATGGATGTTCTGCGAAAGCCATGCGGCCGAATACAACCGCAACTGGGACTATTTCGCCGGACTTACGGCGGAGGAAGCCGCGGCTCGGGCGGCGGAGGAAGAAAGTGGTGCTTCCGCCTTCCGGCGCTCCGCACATTACGGCTGGGCAGGGCCGGGCGACGGGTCGAAAAGCCGCGAAGAGATGCGGGCGCTATCGGTTCTCGGCCTGGAGATCGACGCGGAATACAAGGAAATCCGCACCGCCTATCGCCAGCTTGCAAAAGAACATCACCCCGATCTTAAGCAGGGCGACAAGGATGCCGAGCAGCGCTTTCGCGAAATCCAGGCGGCCTACGATGTGCTGAAGAAGGCGTTCGAACGGCGCGAAGCGCTTAAGGATTGA
- a CDS encoding ion channel: MSSPPDYRGSMTPGGLLGNQGNTVQTSIGGTIMLSQLALSSAMVIITVLVHLVGLNMVMRLLRSHSRFIRKLRITPLTLLLSASLGIFAIHTVEIWLYALLFLGLGAFQNFESALYFSTSTYAAIGYGDLLMPLEWRVLGAIEGATGIIMFGWSTAFLVSLLARLNLLRHDWLTPDDE; encoded by the coding sequence ATGAGTTCTCCCCCCGATTATCGTGGTTCGATGACTCCCGGTGGCCTTCTTGGCAATCAGGGTAACACCGTGCAGACGTCTATCGGAGGTACGATAATGCTGAGCCAGCTAGCACTTTCGAGCGCCATGGTGATCATCACTGTGTTGGTCCATCTCGTCGGCCTCAACATGGTAATGCGACTCCTGCGCTCCCACAGCCGCTTCATCCGAAAGCTGCGGATCACGCCCCTCACCCTCTTGCTGAGTGCGTCGCTGGGGATCTTCGCAATCCATACCGTCGAGATTTGGTTGTACGCCCTCCTCTTCCTTGGACTGGGGGCCTTCCAGAATTTCGAATCAGCGCTCTATTTCTCGACATCGACCTACGCGGCCATCGGTTACGGGGACCTGTTGATGCCTCTGGAATGGAGAGTTCTAGGCGCCATCGAAGGCGCGACGGGCATCATCATGTTCGGGTGGTCGACCGCCTTCCTCGTTTCGCTTCTTGCAAGACTTAACCTGCTCCGGCACGACTGGCTTACTCCCGACGACGAGTAG
- the pspA gene encoding phage shock protein PspA: MGIFSRTRDIFAANMTELLDRAEDPARMIRMIILEMEETLVEVRASAARSIADGKEMRRAIARLDELQTSWTEKAELALSKDREDLAKAALMERQKAADMADGLRSEIAQIEETLKGYEADIAKLQAKLREARARQNAIANRIESAVTRAKARELLNGGRTDDAFSKFELLERRADFAEGRADALGMTGPKSLEEEIAELRASEKVDAELEALKASLKNKGV; this comes from the coding sequence ATGGGAATTTTCTCGCGGACACGCGATATTTTTGCAGCCAACATGACGGAGCTGCTCGACCGCGCCGAAGATCCGGCGCGGATGATCCGCATGATCATCCTTGAGATGGAAGAGACGCTTGTCGAGGTTCGCGCCTCCGCGGCGCGCTCGATCGCCGATGGCAAGGAGATGCGCCGCGCGATTGCCCGCCTCGACGAACTTCAGACAAGCTGGACGGAAAAGGCCGAGCTCGCGCTGAGCAAGGACCGCGAGGATCTTGCCAAGGCGGCGCTCATGGAGCGGCAGAAAGCCGCGGATATGGCCGATGGCCTGCGTTCTGAAATTGCGCAGATCGAAGAAACGCTAAAAGGCTATGAGGCGGATATCGCAAAGCTCCAGGCCAAGCTTCGCGAGGCGCGCGCCCGGCAGAACGCGATCGCCAACCGCATCGAGAGCGCGGTGACCAGGGCCAAGGCGCGCGAACTCCTCAATGGCGGGCGGACGGATGACGCTTTCTCAAAGTTCGAGCTGCTGGAGCGCCGCGCCGATTTCGCCGAAGGCCGCGCCGACGCGCTCGGCATGACGGGCCCCAAGAGCCTCGAAGAGGAAATCGCGGAATTACGGGCGTCGGAGAAGGTCGATGCCGAGTTGGAAGCCCTCAAGGCTTCGCTGAAGAACAAGGGGGTTTAA
- the pspB gene encoding envelope stress response membrane protein PspB — MEEVFVPAIVVIVLFIGLPWLIFHYVTKWKTAKVLTNDDEKLLDDLYDAARRLDDRLCTIERIMTAENPDWNRNCLPGRENLSSQRLLDQIDSLDTLDEPLSRSRRKVK; from the coding sequence GTGGAAGAAGTTTTTGTACCGGCCATTGTCGTCATCGTCCTGTTCATCGGCCTGCCCTGGCTGATCTTTCATTACGTGACGAAATGGAAGACGGCGAAGGTCCTCACCAACGACGACGAGAAATTGCTCGACGATCTTTACGATGCCGCGCGACGCCTCGACGACCGCCTGTGCACCATCGAGCGGATCATGACTGCCGAGAACCCTGACTGGAATCGCAACTGCCTGCCAGGTCGCGAGAACCTTTCCAGCCAGCGCTTGCTCGACCAGATCGATTCGCTCGACACTCTCGACGAGCCGCTCAGCCGCAGCCGGAGGAAGGTGAAATGA
- the gntA gene encoding guanitoxin biosynthesis heme-dependent pre-guanitoxin N-hydroxylase GntA — MFPWKYDNQDSLEREFSAFVRSQDFPCVGAKSALGRGTLKVVACRSLTSSWDDVRMHDIALQWAQNYKRDPGLFRSLAFVFEGPSVLTEESFEEALWERLQSMTDKDEWRGIAADQRVSSDPEDPHFSLSFGGEAFFVVGLHPNASRPARRFPRPTMVLNLHAQFEELRDSGRYEGLRNAILARDEQLAGSINPMLARHGEVSEARQYSGRQISGDWECPFNRRDTEAL, encoded by the coding sequence ATGTTTCCCTGGAAATACGACAACCAAGACTCCCTTGAACGCGAGTTCTCCGCTTTCGTCCGCTCGCAGGATTTCCCCTGCGTCGGCGCCAAATCCGCGTTGGGACGCGGAACCCTTAAAGTGGTGGCATGCCGATCACTAACGAGTTCCTGGGACGATGTGCGGATGCACGATATCGCGCTGCAGTGGGCGCAGAATTACAAGCGCGATCCTGGCTTATTCCGGAGCTTGGCATTCGTATTTGAGGGACCGTCCGTGCTCACAGAGGAATCCTTCGAGGAAGCGCTGTGGGAACGTCTTCAGTCGATGACGGACAAAGATGAATGGCGCGGGATCGCGGCCGACCAGCGCGTCAGTTCCGATCCGGAGGATCCGCATTTTTCATTGAGCTTCGGTGGCGAGGCCTTTTTCGTCGTCGGTCTGCATCCCAACGCAAGCCGCCCTGCTAGGCGCTTCCCCCGTCCAACGATGGTGCTGAACCTTCACGCTCAATTTGAGGAACTGAGGGACAGCGGTCGTTATGAGGGCCTGCGTAACGCTATCCTTGCGCGGGACGAACAACTTGCCGGGTCGATCAACCCGATGCTCGCACGCCACGGCGAAGTCAGCGAGGCTCGGCAGTATAGCGGGCGGCAAATCTCCGGCGATTGGGAATGCCCGTTCAACAGACGCGATACCGAGGCCTTATGA
- a CDS encoding AMP-binding protein: MNFDMPWQEWTLPLALRDRAIAAADQTFVSIIEGRSITYGELHADAERVASHLASLGVAAGDRVAVILPTGLDFLRAWAGIGRLGAVLVALNTELSGTFLAHQLRDADARLIIAHENYMAGIAEVLPSGTIPILLSGGSFDAWKECPPYDGEWPVPSDIACIMYTSGTTGPAKGVLMPHAHCYLFGVGTIDNLGLASDDHYYVTLPLFHANGLFMQIGAVLIAGARASVRTRFSASNWVSDIRDCGATITNMLGATTAFVAAQPSRPNDCEHKLRLVAAAPNHPDHEQMWRDRFGVKDVVGLYGMTEVNIPLYGERGRAKPGTCGRVYDRYFEVAIRDPQTDEVRVPGEVGEITVRPRVPFGFMAGYHGQPDKTVEAWRNLWFHTGDAGFLDADGYVIFLDRIKDCIRRRGENISSFELEEAIRSIAGIEEVAAFAVPSDFEGAEDEVMIAVTGEAVPTAQFISEQAQQLLPRYAWPRFIERLDELPKTSTGKVRKEELRRRGVSANTFDSLRAASGEC; encoded by the coding sequence ATGAATTTCGACATGCCCTGGCAGGAATGGACCCTCCCGCTTGCCCTTCGGGATCGCGCCATTGCCGCGGCCGATCAAACGTTCGTTTCGATCATCGAGGGGCGCTCGATAACCTATGGCGAACTCCACGCCGACGCCGAGCGCGTGGCGTCGCACCTTGCATCTCTCGGTGTAGCGGCTGGCGATCGGGTCGCCGTCATTTTGCCCACTGGACTGGACTTTCTTCGCGCTTGGGCAGGTATAGGCCGGCTTGGCGCTGTATTGGTTGCGCTGAACACCGAACTTTCCGGCACCTTTCTGGCCCACCAGCTGCGCGATGCGGATGCGCGGCTGATCATCGCCCACGAGAATTACATGGCGGGAATCGCGGAGGTGCTGCCCTCAGGTACGATTCCGATCCTCCTAAGCGGTGGCAGCTTCGATGCCTGGAAAGAGTGCCCCCCATATGATGGCGAGTGGCCGGTCCCATCGGACATCGCTTGCATCATGTACACGTCGGGAACCACGGGACCTGCGAAGGGCGTGCTTATGCCGCATGCCCATTGCTACCTCTTTGGGGTGGGAACCATCGATAATCTCGGACTGGCATCCGACGATCATTATTATGTGACGTTGCCCCTGTTTCACGCGAATGGGCTATTCATGCAAATCGGAGCCGTGCTGATCGCCGGTGCGAGAGCGTCTGTACGGACCCGTTTTTCCGCTTCTAACTGGGTTTCTGATATCCGGGACTGCGGTGCCACAATTACCAACATGCTAGGCGCAACTACCGCCTTCGTGGCGGCGCAGCCTTCCCGTCCCAACGACTGCGAACACAAGTTGCGTCTCGTAGCTGCGGCACCAAATCATCCGGATCACGAACAAATGTGGCGCGACCGCTTCGGCGTTAAAGACGTCGTTGGCCTTTACGGAATGACCGAAGTGAACATTCCCCTTTATGGCGAGCGAGGCCGGGCAAAACCGGGAACGTGTGGGCGTGTTTACGACCGTTATTTTGAAGTCGCGATTCGCGATCCTCAAACAGACGAGGTGCGGGTTCCAGGCGAGGTCGGGGAGATCACCGTGCGGCCGCGCGTACCGTTCGGTTTCATGGCTGGATATCATGGTCAGCCCGACAAAACGGTGGAGGCCTGGCGCAACCTCTGGTTCCACACCGGGGATGCAGGCTTTCTGGATGCAGACGGCTACGTAATCTTTCTGGATCGCATCAAAGACTGCATTCGGCGGCGTGGCGAGAATATCTCGTCATTCGAACTGGAAGAAGCGATTAGGTCGATCGCGGGAATCGAAGAAGTCGCAGCCTTCGCGGTGCCCTCGGATTTCGAGGGGGCGGAAGATGAGGTCATGATCGCCGTGACCGGCGAGGCTGTACCCACCGCCCAGTTTATATCGGAACAGGCGCAGCAACTCCTTCCTCGTTACGCCTGGCCACGCTTCATCGAGCGTCTTGACGAATTGCCCAAGACGAGCACCGGAAAAGTGCGCAAGGAAGAACTGAGACGCCGAGGCGTTTCCGCGAACACGTTCGACAGTTTACGGGCTGCCTCCGGCGAATGTTAG
- a CDS encoding urea carboxylase-associated family protein yields the protein MTGQIIPPRSGTAFRLAEGQILTVTDVEGVQVADLLAYSAHDVREVVSNGRTIDYAETIRLTTGNVLYSNRSRPMLTIVEDTVGLHDFLLTPCSEATFRHFYPDQPVHRGCFGNLAEALEPFGIEPDDIPVAFNVFMNVPVRDDGTLTVEPPTSEAGDIIRLRAEMPLIIGLTACSAYSSNGGSFKPIRYSIAS from the coding sequence ATGACCGGACAGATCATCCCACCCAGGAGCGGAACTGCGTTTCGCCTCGCCGAAGGACAAATATTGACGGTAACAGACGTCGAAGGCGTTCAGGTCGCCGACTTGCTGGCGTACAGTGCCCATGACGTTCGCGAGGTTGTCTCAAACGGGAGGACGATCGACTACGCTGAGACCATCAGGCTCACCACCGGTAATGTGCTCTACTCGAACCGGTCCCGGCCAATGCTGACAATCGTCGAAGATACGGTCGGCCTCCACGACTTCCTTCTCACCCCGTGCAGCGAGGCAACATTCCGCCACTTCTATCCGGACCAGCCGGTTCATCGCGGCTGCTTTGGCAACCTTGCGGAAGCTCTCGAACCGTTTGGCATCGAGCCGGACGATATTCCGGTCGCATTCAACGTTTTCATGAACGTTCCCGTCAGAGACGATGGGACGCTCACGGTGGAGCCACCCACCAGCGAGGCCGGTGATATCATTCGCCTTCGCGCCGAGATGCCGCTGATCATCGGTCTGACGGCCTGTTCTGCCTACTCCAGCAATGGGGGTAGTTTTAAACCGATCCGGTATTCGATCGCGAGCTAG
- a CDS encoding selenium-binding protein SBP56-related protein — protein MMRMSTALAAAALSLAAPSQALADGHYLFVWAADEAKQGNDFLAVIDADPASAGYGKLVAGVGTDIKSVRIHHTEYEMSASGKLFANDHDSNQSVIFDLREPLKPKVAARFASMGGFAMPHSFLRLPNGNVLATFQFPDKGGHEDHGSMTGTHGGLVEIDDNGMVVRSVSNADPALPDETLLPYSLAILPEADRVLVTNSPMGDDYLLSSNTYQLFRLSDLKLLGTYRLDPGPTRNGNVSPEEARVAADGSVYVQTLSCGIQRITGIDTANPVAKLVHKFPGDFCGVPTIVGRHLVQSVPSIKGFAVLDIGNPENVREVSRLVIDDKFSPHWTAWSPKAKRIVVTSGKAGDRMYLLKLDPASGALTIDDAFRDTDGKVGFSFARRAWPHGWTGQGTPHGAVFSR, from the coding sequence ATGATGCGCATGTCAACCGCGCTGGCTGCGGCTGCTCTATCGCTCGCGGCGCCTTCGCAAGCCCTGGCTGACGGGCACTACCTTTTCGTCTGGGCGGCTGACGAGGCGAAGCAAGGCAACGATTTTCTCGCGGTCATCGACGCAGATCCTGCATCGGCGGGCTACGGCAAGCTCGTAGCCGGCGTCGGCACCGATATTAAAAGCGTGCGGATCCATCACACCGAATATGAGATGTCCGCCAGCGGGAAGCTGTTTGCCAACGATCACGACTCCAACCAATCGGTGATCTTCGATCTTCGTGAACCGCTGAAACCAAAGGTCGCCGCCCGTTTCGCCAGCATGGGCGGTTTTGCCATGCCTCACAGTTTCCTGCGCTTGCCCAACGGTAACGTTCTCGCGACTTTTCAATTTCCGGATAAAGGCGGCCACGAAGACCATGGCTCGATGACCGGAACGCACGGCGGGCTCGTCGAGATAGACGATAACGGCATGGTCGTCCGGTCAGTCAGCAACGCGGACCCCGCACTGCCGGACGAGACATTGTTACCTTACAGCCTTGCTATCCTTCCTGAGGCCGACCGCGTGCTCGTCACCAACAGCCCGATGGGCGACGACTATCTTCTGTCCAGCAATACCTACCAGCTGTTCCGGCTTTCCGACCTCAAACTGCTCGGGACCTACCGGCTCGATCCGGGGCCGACCCGAAACGGCAATGTTTCGCCGGAGGAGGCTCGCGTAGCGGCGGACGGCTCAGTCTACGTGCAAACCCTCTCGTGCGGCATTCAGCGTATAACCGGCATCGACACGGCAAATCCCGTCGCAAAGCTGGTCCACAAGTTCCCCGGTGACTTTTGCGGTGTGCCCACCATCGTCGGCCGGCACCTCGTTCAAAGCGTTCCGTCGATTAAAGGCTTTGCCGTTCTCGATATCGGCAATCCCGAGAACGTTCGGGAGGTTTCCCGGCTTGTGATCGACGACAAGTTCAGCCCTCACTGGACCGCCTGGAGCCCCAAGGCAAAGCGCATCGTCGTGACGTCAGGCAAGGCGGGCGACCGAATGTACCTGCTCAAGCTCGATCCGGCCTCTGGAGCTCTTACGATCGATGATGCCTTTCGCGATACGGACGGAAAGGTCGGATTCAGTTTCGCAAGACGCGCCTGGCCCCATGGGTGGACCGGTCAAGGCACGCCGCATGGCGCGGTCTTTTCGCGCTGA
- the pspF gene encoding phage shock protein operon transcriptional activator, with protein MERTNQFVGQSLAFLDAVERASRAAPLNRPVLVIGERGTGKELIAERLHHLSSRWSGPLVTMNCAALPENLIEAELFGHEAGSFTGAAKTRHGRFEEADGGTLFLDELATLSSPAQDRLLRAVEYGEVTRIGASKPISVDVRIVAATNEHLPRLVEQGRFRADLLDRLSFEVVTLPPLRARQGDIPLLTEHFGRRMAVELDWANWPGFGSDALKSLERYSWPGNVRELRNVVERAVYRHEDPERPIEQIQFDPFASPWAPPTSGESPQLPPVGMSPEPGTEEAQQQPSAPLPEAGEVDDFRSAVTAYERRILEEALARNRYNQKATASALGLSYDQLRHALKRHELLNAAPG; from the coding sequence ATGGAGCGGACGAACCAATTCGTCGGGCAGAGCCTGGCATTTCTCGATGCGGTCGAGCGGGCTAGCCGTGCGGCTCCGCTCAACCGGCCCGTGCTCGTCATCGGCGAGCGCGGAACCGGCAAGGAACTGATCGCCGAGCGTCTCCATCACCTTTCTTCGAGGTGGTCGGGCCCGCTGGTAACGATGAACTGCGCGGCCTTGCCGGAAAACCTCATCGAGGCGGAACTGTTTGGGCACGAAGCGGGAAGCTTCACCGGCGCTGCCAAGACTCGTCATGGACGCTTTGAGGAAGCGGATGGCGGGACGTTGTTCCTCGACGAACTTGCGACCCTATCTTCTCCGGCGCAGGACCGGCTTCTTCGGGCGGTGGAATATGGGGAAGTCACCCGCATCGGCGCTTCGAAGCCCATCAGCGTGGATGTGCGGATCGTCGCCGCCACCAACGAGCATTTGCCGAGGCTTGTGGAGCAGGGTCGCTTTCGCGCCGACCTCCTCGATCGCCTGAGCTTCGAGGTCGTCACGCTTCCTCCGCTGCGAGCGCGCCAGGGCGACATTCCCCTGCTGACTGAGCATTTCGGCCGGCGCATGGCAGTGGAACTCGACTGGGCAAACTGGCCGGGCTTCGGCAGCGACGCCCTGAAGTCGCTGGAACGCTACAGCTGGCCGGGCAACGTCCGCGAGCTCCGCAACGTCGTCGAGCGCGCAGTCTATCGGCACGAGGACCCGGAACGCCCGATCGAGCAGATACAATTCGATCCTTTCGCATCGCCCTGGGCGCCCCCGACGAGCGGCGAATCACCGCAGCTTCCGCCAGTTGGAATGTCGCCCGAGCCGGGAACGGAGGAAGCGCAGCAGCAGCCTTCTGCCCCACTCCCCGAAGCGGGAGAGGTCGACGACTTCCGTAGCGCGGTAACCGCTTATGAAAGGCGGATCCTGGAGGAGGCACTGGCTCGCAACCGCTATAATCAGAAGGCGACTGCATCGGCCCTTGGCCTGAGCTACGACCAGCTCCGCCATGCGCTGAAGCGGCATGAACTGCTCAACGCCGCTCCAGGCTGA
- a CDS encoding SufE family protein: protein MTALPSIADLADEYAFLESEDRYRLLIDLGRKLEPMPDALKTDATKVRGCSASVWVYPTRTEDGRLHFLADSNAAITKGIVALVLSAVQDRPADEVANTDIAQALEPFDLSRELSSNRTQGVPNMIALVHETAARMAS, encoded by the coding sequence GTGACAGCCCTTCCCTCAATCGCCGACCTCGCCGACGAATATGCCTTCCTCGAAAGCGAGGATCGCTATCGCCTGCTTATCGACCTTGGGCGCAAGCTGGAACCGATGCCAGACGCCTTAAAGACGGACGCCACCAAGGTCCGCGGTTGCTCGGCCAGCGTCTGGGTCTATCCGACGCGGACAGAAGATGGGCGGCTGCATTTCCTCGCTGACAGCAACGCAGCGATCACCAAGGGGATCGTTGCCCTTGTGCTTTCAGCGGTCCAGGACCGGCCGGCCGACGAAGTGGCCAATACCGACATTGCGCAGGCGCTTGAGCCCTTTGATCTTAGCCGCGAGCTGTCCTCGAACCGAACGCAGGGTGTGCCCAACATGATCGCGCTGGTCCACGAGACGGCGGCGCGGATGGCCTCATGA
- a CDS encoding OsmC family protein, which translates to MTAQLAAERTVNLNGINVTQLMDTIEAIQADPEVAKFEFRTSNKWKDGTQNIATVKSFHGACMENARSENFRYLADEPPVLCGRDEGANPVEYLLSALSMCVTTSIVAHSAARGIRIDAVESELEGDLDVRGFLGMSPAIRKGYQAIRMRMRVRTEASADLLRELADYSPVYDVVSRSVPVELTIETY; encoded by the coding sequence ATGACTGCCCAGCTCGCCGCCGAGCGCACCGTAAACCTGAACGGCATCAATGTGACCCAACTGATGGATACGATCGAGGCTATTCAAGCCGACCCAGAGGTCGCCAAGTTCGAGTTCCGCACGTCCAACAAGTGGAAAGACGGCACGCAGAATATAGCCACCGTGAAGTCGTTTCACGGTGCCTGCATGGAGAATGCGCGCTCAGAAAACTTCCGATACCTCGCGGATGAGCCACCCGTCCTGTGCGGCCGCGACGAAGGCGCCAACCCGGTTGAGTATCTCCTTTCCGCGCTGTCCATGTGCGTGACGACGAGCATCGTGGCCCATTCGGCGGCTCGGGGCATTCGCATAGACGCGGTCGAGTCCGAGCTCGAAGGCGACCTCGATGTCCGGGGCTTTCTTGGAATGTCTCCGGCTATTCGAAAGGGCTACCAGGCCATTCGCATGCGCATGCGCGTCAGGACCGAGGCTTCCGCGGACTTGCTTCGCGAACTGGCTGACTATTCTCCGGTCTACGATGTCGTGTCTCGGTCCGTGCCAGTCGAACTCACGATCGAGACGTACTGA
- a CDS encoding PaaI family thioesterase yields the protein MNDIPELDAAKRGGDFDPERFFELARTVGHGRALGLEFRAAQEGWIELALPWREELVGVKGSGVLASGAILSLLDTCGGASVWLAIGRYQPIVTIDLRLDYFRPALKGETVIARCRCDKLTRQIAFVSGFAHTGDPERLVARATGTFMLNP from the coding sequence ATGAACGACATTCCTGAACTGGACGCTGCCAAACGTGGCGGGGACTTCGATCCTGAACGTTTCTTCGAGCTAGCGCGGACCGTCGGGCACGGGCGAGCACTCGGCCTCGAGTTCCGCGCTGCGCAAGAAGGATGGATCGAGCTAGCCCTGCCCTGGCGCGAGGAACTGGTCGGAGTGAAAGGAAGCGGTGTTCTTGCTTCCGGGGCGATCCTCAGCCTGCTCGATACGTGCGGCGGTGCGTCGGTCTGGCTTGCGATTGGCCGATATCAGCCAATTGTCACCATCGATCTCAGGCTCGATTACTTCCGGCCCGCGCTGAAGGGCGAAACTGTGATTGCGCGCTGCCGCTGTGACAAGCTGACAAGGCAGATCGCCTTTGTCAGTGGATTCGCGCATACAGGCGACCCGGAGCGCCTGGTCGCGCGGGCGACCGGCACATTCATGCTCAATCCTTAA